Proteins encoded within one genomic window of Aquarana catesbeiana isolate 2022-GZ linkage group LG03, ASM4218655v1, whole genome shotgun sequence:
- the GCC1 gene encoding GRIP and coiled-coil domain-containing protein 1 — MEKLGMNFGSGPSKKELQDLVETQRKQLLQYQTRLKDVVRAYKSLLKEKEALEASLQVLSTSQEPRVLSSDVEEPNDDQQSVHSEDSVDTAGSFPSARGGETSEDERLECVQPVGGTGAEEASGSESGVSTASGEGGPSTPADTDRRMVQVKNQLATLTSALATVTQEKSRMEASYQADKRKAKQEMEETVQRMQEEHDNLWQEIQGLQAQLAETKTRLISQQHDRAQEQADHSVMLKELQRLVQGERDQRHEVELRLEEARQELAGRSELVVRAEAAEDQSKRLRKEIEDLRKQLQEAERQKAEPDPAVQELHEELCAVKKEMEALLQEERHKRLAEEQHNVQRFLQEEERIRSLESQVSELSELLGAAETSKQRDQIAIRKLRDRVIQLETENKTIAMAASLQTPAESLLTKPPIAEDNNDGQEPHGSVLFYQQELQQLREEFERYKARAQGVLRTKGARDGELEAGKQKMAELKEKYVSLRLAAEEAENKHKMEMEAVQKELVLLAQAHRQELEHVRKESRENMARMEEELRQHRERVLAVLAEKEQELEKLREAKIPNGIPPPSLDPLDNGLELPSSNSSGLLVYVEQLSRKEAEIGILRRRKHELEAEIQSMHERFAEKNEEMQNLREQVQKALRDRSREGANMEYLKNVLLGFLTMPDPCGRQHTLSALLTVLHFSPEERNAAMRAQDSSRWWVGGKR; from the exons ATGGAGAAACTGGGTATGAATTTTGGAAGTGGCCCAAGCAAGAAAGAATTGCAGGATTTAGTGGAAACTCAACGAAAGCAGTTGCTGCAATATCAAACTCGCCTAAAGGATGTTGTACGGGCATACAAGAGTCTCTTGAAGGAGAAGGAAGCTTTGGAAGCCAGTCTTCAGGTTTTGTCTACTTCTCAGGAACCCAGAGTACTGTCCTCAGATGTTGAAGAGCCAAATGATGACCAGCAGTCTGTACATAGTGAAGACAGTGTGGATACAGCAGGCAGCTTTCCTAGTGCCAGGGGAGGAGAAACCAGTGAGGATGAAAGACTGGAGTGTGTACAGCCTGTTGGTGGTACAGGTGCAGAAGAGGCAAGTGGTTCAGAGAGCGGGGTCAGCACAGCTAGTGGAGAAGGTGGGCCTTCCACCCCTGCGGATACAGACAGAAGAATGGTGCAAGTTAAGAACCAGCTTGCCACTCTTACCAG TGCCTTGGCTACAGTTACACAAGAGAAATCTCGCATGGAGGCTTCCTACCAAGCAGACAAAAGAAAGGCAAAGCAGGAGATGGAAGAAACAGTTCAGAGGATGCAAGAAGAACATGATAACTTATGGCAGGAGATTCAGGGGTTACAAGCTCAGCTGGCTGAGACCAAGACCAGGCTCATAAGTCAGCAGCATGACCGTGCGCAAGAGCAAGCAGACCACTCGGTAATGCTGAAGGAGCTGCAGCGTCTAGTGCAGGGAGAGCGAGACCAAAGGCACGAAGTTGAACTCCGTTTAGAAGAGGCACGGCAGGAGCTGGCGGGGAGATCAGAGCTTGTAGTCAGGGCAGAGGCAGCGGAAGACCAAAGCAAAAGGCTACGTAAGGAAATTGAAGATTTGAGAAAGCAACTGCAGGAGGCAGAAAGACAGAAAGCTGAGCCTGACCCTGCAGTACAGGAGCTGCACGAAGAGTTGTGTGCTGTGAAGAAAGAAATGGAAGCTCTGCTTCAAGAGGAGAGGCATAAG CGGCTGGCGGAGGAGCAACATAACGTGCAGAGATTCCTTCAAGAAGAAGAAAGAATACGTTCCCTTGAATCTCAGGTGTCTGAGCTATCTGAGCTTTTGGGAGCAGCAGAAACATCCAAACAGAGGGATCAAATCGCTATACGGAAACTGCGAGACCGTGTCATTCAGTTAGAAACAGAAAATAAAACTATCGCTATGGCTGCTTCACTGCAAACCCCTGCTGAATCTCTTCTAACTAAACCCCCCATAGCAGAAGACAATAATGATGGGCAAGAGCCTCATGGGTCTGTTCTGTTTTACCAACAAGAACTCCAGCAGTTAAGAGAGGAGTTTGAGCGTTACAAAGCTCGCGCTCAGGGGGTGCTGAGGACCAAAGGGGCACGGGACGGAGAGCTGGAGGCTGGAAAACAAAAAATGGCAGAGTTAAAAGAGAAATATGTCTCCCTGAGATTGGCGGCCGAGGAGGCAGAGAACAAGCACAAAATGGAGATGGAGGCTGTCCAGAAGGAGCTAGTACTATTGGCTCAGGCTCACCGACAGGAGCTTGAGCATGTAAGAAAAGAGAGCAGAGAAAATATGGCACGAATGGAAGAAGAACTGAGACAGCACAGAGAGAGGGTGTTAGCTGTGCTAGCAGAGAAAGAGCAGGAACTGGAGAAACTGAGAGAGGCCAAGATCCCAAATGGCATCCCCCCACCATCACTGGACCCTTTAGATAATGGTTTAGAGCTTCCATCCAGCAATTCCTCTGGCCTTCTTGTTTATGTGGAACAGTTGTCCCGTAAAGAAGCTGAGATTGGAATCCTGAGGCGGAGAAAGCATGAGCTGGAAGCAGAAATACAAAGTATGCATGAACGGTTCGCAGAGAAAAACGAGGAGATGCAAAATTTGCGTGAACAGGTTCAAAAGGCTCTACGGGACAGAAGCAGAGAAGGGGCAAACATGGAGTATCTGAAAAATGTGTTGTTGGGATTTTTAACAATGCCAGATCCTTGTGGGAGACAACACACTTTAAGTGCACTTCTGACAGTCCTACACTTCTCCCCAGAGGAGCGAAATGCAGCTATGCGGGCCCAGGATAGCAGTAGGTGGTGGGTAGGAGGAAAGAGGTGA